AACATGGAGCATCTGACCTCGACCGTGAAGCGGACTGCCGACCATGCGCGCGAGGCGAGCGAACTCGCGGCGGCGACCACCGACGTCGCGCAGCGCGGCGGCATCGTGGTCGAACGCGTGGTCGCGACGATGGATGCGATCAGCAACAGTTCGCGCAAGATTTCGGACATCACCGGGATGATCGACGGCATCGCGTTCCAGACCAACATCCTCGCGCTGAACGCGGCGGTCGAGGCGGCGCGCGCGGGCGAGCAGGGGCGCGGCTTCGCGGTGGTCGCGGGCGAGGTGCGCACGCTTGCGCAGCGCAGCGCCGTCGCGGCGCGCGAGATCAAGGAACTGATCGACTCGTCCGCGAAGGACGTGCACGACGGCAGCGACCTCGTCGCGGAAGCGGGGGCGACGATGCGCGAGGTCGTCGAGTCGGTGCAGAAGGTGTCGGGGCTGATGAAGGAGATCGCGACGTCGACGATCGCGCAGAGCACCGGCATCCAGCAGATGGAGCAGGCGGTGAGCCAGATGGATCAGGTCACGCAGCAGAACGCGGCGCTGGTCGAGGAGGCGGCTGCTGCGGCTGGGTCGCTGGAACAGCAGGCGACCGAGATGGTCGCGGCCGTCGCGACGTTCAAGCTGTTGCAGAACGGGAAGGGGGGGCAGGAGGCGGTCGAGGAGCCGGAGGCGGACGGTGGGCTGGTCGCGGTGCCGGCTTGAGCCTTGTTTGATGCGCGGAAGGGGGCGGCGCAAGTGTTAGTGCGCCGCCGCCCGCGCAACCAGCGCGACGACGGTCAGCAGGACGGTCAGCGCGCCCACGATGGTGACCGCGTCAAATTCTTCCCAACCTTGCGCGCGCCGCAGCGACGCCGGATACCGTCCGGCGGACGCAACCTTCAGCACCACCCAGCCGATCCAGTAAAAAACGAAGCCGCCGATAAATTGCCAGGCGAGCCTTGCGGCAAACGACAACGCAGTATCCATTGCATTCCACGCGTGACGGGGATTACCACACGCTATCACGCCCCGCGCCGTTTTTCCCACTCCGCCGATGTACCCGGCATAACCGCGCATCGCGTGCGCGCGCACTGAAATTTGGCTGAAAGTCGTCGTTGCTACAGTCGTCGTACGCAGTTCATACGTATCGACCCGCCCCGCACGATCTCGCGGACCGGCGGATGGACAACAGCGACAACTCATGAATCCGGCTCGTGCACTCTGGCTGATACTGGCGCTGCTCTTCACGAACCCCGTCTGGGCGTTTCAGACGAAGGTCGTGTCGATTCCGAGCGCCGCGATGCATCAATCGTTCGACGCGACCGTCGTGCTGCCCGAGCAGTACGCGCACGCGCGGCCCGGTCAACGGTTCCCGGTCGTCTATCTGCTGCACGGCTCCGGCGGCGACTACACGGACTGGACCGCGAACGCGCACATCGGCCGGCTCGCGGACCGCTATCACGTGATCCTCGTGATGCCGGACGGCGGCCACGAAAGCTGGTACATCGACAGCCCGGTCGATCCGCGCAGCCGTTACGAGACCTATGTCGGCAAGGAAGTGGTCGCCTACGTCGACGCGCATTTCCACACGATCGCGACGAAGGAGGGCCGCGCGATCACCGGCCTCAGCATGGGCGGCTTCGGCGCGCTCAGCATCGCGCTCGACCGGCCGAACGAGTTCGGCGCGGTCGGCAGCATCAGCGGCGCGGTCGATCCGCGCAACTGCGAGGACGAGCCGGGCATCGACGGCGTGTTCGGCGACCCGGCGCGGCACCAGGCGTTCTGGGACAGCAAGGCGATCGTCGCGAGCGCGCAGAGTTTCAAGACCGCGCACATCGACCTGACGATCGACTGCGGCGTGAACGACTCGCTGGTCGAATCGAACCGCACGCTGCACGAGCGGCTCGTCGCGCTCGGCGTGCCGCACGACTACGCGGAGCGGCCGGGCGGACACACGTGGGCCTACTGGTCGAACGCGATCCAGTACCAGGTGCTGTTCTTCTCGACGTCGTTCCGGCGCCACGGCTTCGCGGCCGGCATCCGCACCGCGCAGGCGTGATGCGGCCGCGCACCGGTCACGACGATGCGTCGTCGGCCGCCGCGGAATTGATCGCGTCGGCGACGTGCGGGTCGAAGTAGTTCCGATACCAGTCGATCATGTCCTTCACGCAGCGCTCGGCGGGCGGATGCCTGCCCGCGCCGATCAGCTCCGCGCACGCGGCGGTCGTCGCGACCAGCATGCGCGCGGTTTCGGGCACGTAGCGCAGGTCCATCTGCTGGTCGTGCCGCTCGCGGATCACCTGATAACGCGCGTTCTCGGCGAGCGTCGCGGCGCTCGTCAGGAACTCCCATACGCTGACCGGCCGGTCGCCGACGTCGACGGTCAGGTTGCGATGCGTTTCGCGGTAGCCCAGCGCTTCGAGCCGTTCGCAACTGTCGATCACCGTGCCGAGGGCTTCGCGGATCAGATTCCAGTCGGTTTTCATGCGCTTGCGTTTCCCTGTGGATCCGGCAGACGATCGGGCGACGACAGGTCGGCATCGTGCCGGGCCGTCCATTGTCCATCGAAAACGCGAACGCACACGTGCGCGGCCGACCTCAGCGGCGCAAAAAACCCTCACACGAAACCGCCTGCGAAGCTTCCGGGGAACGAAGAACCGGACGAAGCGCGGAATGGAACGCGAAATGCTTGAGTCCAGGCCCACCTTCGCCACGGAGTGTTGCCATGTCTACCGAACTCGCCACCCGTTTTTCGCATGTGAAGCCGCAGGACACGTCTTTCGCGGGCGGCGGCCTGCGAGACTTCTTCCTCTATCGCGATCTGGGCATCGCGGACGCGACGCACGGCAAGGTGGTCGCGCAGCTTGTCAGGGCAAATCTCGCACCGGAACAAGGCACCGGCTGGCACCGTCACGAGGCCGAGTTCCACATCGTCATCATGCTGAAGGGCTGGGCGCGCTTCATGTACGGAGAAAAGGAAACGCTCGTCGAGGCCGGCGACTGCGTGCATCAGGCGCCCGGCATTCCGCACTATCTGTTCGATTACTCGCCGGACATGGAATACCTCGAAATCGTCGGCCCCGCCGACTTCAAGTCGATCGACATCGAAGCGCCGTGCGCGGTCCCCGCGCCGACGCCGTGGCCGGTCGAAAGCACGTCGTAGCCCGCAGCGGCCGGCCGAGCCGGCATAGCGCGCCGCGCGCTATGCCTCGGACGCCTTCGCGATGATCGCCGACGCGTGGTCGTGCGCGTCGAGCAGCGCGCGCAGGCTGACGAGTCCTTCTCCTTCGTGCTCGCCTGCCGTGTTCGCGAAACGTCGCGCGCGCGGTTCGTGGTCGTGGATCGTCGCGCGCACCATCGGATAAATCTGCGAGTCCCACTTGCGGCCGTTGAACACGCCATAGTGGCCGACGCCGGTCTGCACGTGATGCGTCTTCATGTACGGCCGCAGGCCCGAACACAGCTCCTGCGCGGCGACGGTCTGCCCGACCGCGCAGATGTCGTCCTTCTCGCCTTCGATCGTCAGCAGCGCGGTGCGGCGGATCGCATGCGGCTCGACCAGCCGGTCGCGCACCTTCAGCTTGCCGAGCGGCAGCGCGTATTCCTGGAACACCGAACTCACCGTTTCCAGATAAAACTCGGCGGTCAGGTCGGTGGTTGCGAAATATTCGTCGTAGAACGTGCGGATCGCATCGGCCTTCGCGGGGTCGCCCTTCGCGCGCTCGTAGTGCGCGTCCGCGAACGACGCCATGTGCCGGCCAAGATTCATCGACATGAACGCGCCCAGTTGCACGAACCCCGGATACACGCGCCGATGCGCGCCCGCGAAACCGGGCGGCACCGCGCTGATCAGGTTCTTCTCGAACCAGTCGATCGGCTTGCTGTTCGCGAGATCGTTCACCTTCGTCGGGTTCACGCGGCAGTCGATCGGGCCGGCCATCAGCGTCATGCTGGCGGGCTGCGCGGGATCGTTGTCGGCGGCCATCAGCGACACCGCCGCGAGCGCCGCGACGGTCGGCTGGCAGATCGCGACCAGATGCGAGTCCGGGCCGATGCGGCGGATGAACGACATCACGTGCTCGACGTATTCGGCGAAGCCGAAGCGGCCCGCGGACAGCGGCACGTCGCGCGGGTTGTGCCAGTCGGTGATGTACACGTCGTGATCCGCGAGCATCGTGCGGACCGTGCCGCGCAGCAGCGTCGCGAAGTGGCCGGACATCGGCGCGACGATCAGCACGCGCGGCTGCGGCGTGGCGGTGTGCTTGCGGAAATGCAGCAGCGAGCCGAACGGCGTGCGCTTCACGAATTCCTCGGTGACGGCGACCGTGTCGCCGTCCACCTGCACCGTGCCGATGCCGAACGGCGGCCGTTTGTGCGTGAGGCCGGTCATCTCGACCGTTTCGCAGCACGCGTCGAGATAACGGCCGTGCGAAGTCGCCGCGAACGCGGGCCACGCGGCGATCGCCGCGCGCATCGACGACGCGGCGGTGCGCCACGGGCGCGTGAAGTCGGCGCACGCCTGATAGGCGGGATACGAGAACAGGTTCATGGTCGCGGGGCGGGCTGGACTTCGGCTAGGGGCGACAGGAGCAAGGCAATACGTATGCCAGAGCGCCGCACGGCGCCGCACGCGCCATGCGGCGGCGCGCGCGATTGGCACGGTGCTTGCACCTTTCGCCCATGCCGGCGATGCCAACGCGCGAACGCGCACAGCGCGCCGGCAGGCCGTGCCGCGCAGCTTCATGCGGCGCGGCGCGCGGTTCGTTTGCCCATGAGCGCGCAACAGAGCGCACGGCAGCGCAGCGGACCGCCGCAAAGTAGTGCACCGGATGACGTTCGAGGTGCGCCGCGCACCAGCCGGTGCGCGGTTCCGCCCGACGATCCGCTTACGGCAACGGCACCCGGAGGCGCGCATGAGCCAGATGAAGACGACCTTGACGATCAGCAGCCGCAACTACTCGTCGTGGTCGTTGCGGGGATGGCTGCTCGCAAAACTCGTTGGACTCGAATTCGAAACCGTCGTGGTGCCGGTCGACGACGCGGCGGCGCGCGCGGAACTGCTGCTGCTGTCGCCGTCGATTCTCGTGCCGTGCCTGCGGCACGACGGCATCGAGATCTGGGACACGCTCGCGATCTGCGAGTACCTGAACGAGATCCGGCCCGACGCGCATCTGCTGCCGGCCGACCGGAAGGCGCGCGCGCATTGCCGGTCGATCTGCGGCGAGATGCATTCGGGGTTCAGCGCATTGCGTTCCGCGCTGCCGATGAACCTGCGCGGACACTTCCCGAATTTCCGGATCTGGTCGCGCGCGCAGGACGACATCGAGCGGATCGTGACGATCTGGCGCGAGTGCCTGTCGCGTTACGGCGGGCCGTGGCTGTTCGGCGAGATCAGCGCGGCCGACGCGATGTATGCGCCGGTCGCCACGCGGCTGCTGACCTATGACGTGAAGGTCGATCCGGATATCGGCGCGTATTGCGTGCAGGTGCTGAAGCAGCCGTTCGTCGCCGAGTGGATCGCGGCCGCGCAGGCGGAGACGGAGGACATCGACGAACTGGACGTCGAGTTTTGAAGCGGCGCAGCGCGGGCTCGCGAGGCCCGCGCGAAGGCGGTGCGAGCCACCGCCGGCGATATGCCGAAATCGTCATTCCGGCGGGACGATTGGCACAAG
The Paraburkholderia caballeronis genome window above contains:
- a CDS encoding alpha/beta hydrolase, with amino-acid sequence MNPARALWLILALLFTNPVWAFQTKVVSIPSAAMHQSFDATVVLPEQYAHARPGQRFPVVYLLHGSGGDYTDWTANAHIGRLADRYHVILVMPDGGHESWYIDSPVDPRSRYETYVGKEVVAYVDAHFHTIATKEGRAITGLSMGGFGALSIALDRPNEFGAVGSISGAVDPRNCEDEPGIDGVFGDPARHQAFWDSKAIVASAQSFKTAHIDLTIDCGVNDSLVESNRTLHERLVALGVPHDYAERPGGHTWAYWSNAIQYQVLFFSTSFRRHGFAAGIRTAQA
- a CDS encoding cupin domain-containing protein, producing the protein MSTELATRFSHVKPQDTSFAGGGLRDFFLYRDLGIADATHGKVVAQLVRANLAPEQGTGWHRHEAEFHIVIMLKGWARFMYGEKETLVEAGDCVHQAPGIPHYLFDYSPDMEYLEIVGPADFKSIDIEAPCAVPAPTPWPVESTS
- a CDS encoding glutathione S-transferase family protein, with the translated sequence MSQMKTTLTISSRNYSSWSLRGWLLAKLVGLEFETVVVPVDDAAARAELLLLSPSILVPCLRHDGIEIWDTLAICEYLNEIRPDAHLLPADRKARAHCRSICGEMHSGFSALRSALPMNLRGHFPNFRIWSRAQDDIERIVTIWRECLSRYGGPWLFGEISAADAMYAPVATRLLTYDVKVDPDIGAYCVQVLKQPFVAEWIAAAQAETEDIDELDVEF
- a CDS encoding polyhydroxyalkanoate depolymerase — translated: MNLFSYPAYQACADFTRPWRTAASSMRAAIAAWPAFAATSHGRYLDACCETVEMTGLTHKRPPFGIGTVQVDGDTVAVTEEFVKRTPFGSLLHFRKHTATPQPRVLIVAPMSGHFATLLRGTVRTMLADHDVYITDWHNPRDVPLSAGRFGFAEYVEHVMSFIRRIGPDSHLVAICQPTVAALAAVSLMAADNDPAQPASMTLMAGPIDCRVNPTKVNDLANSKPIDWFEKNLISAVPPGFAGAHRRVYPGFVQLGAFMSMNLGRHMASFADAHYERAKGDPAKADAIRTFYDEYFATTDLTAEFYLETVSSVFQEYALPLGKLKVRDRLVEPHAIRRTALLTIEGEKDDICAVGQTVAAQELCSGLRPYMKTHHVQTGVGHYGVFNGRKWDSQIYPMVRATIHDHEPRARRFANTAGEHEGEGLVSLRALLDAHDHASAIIAKASEA